The DNA window GTAGTGCGAAAACGCCGGGTAGATTGTGTCACGCTTGGCGATCGGTGCCCGAAGGGCGCGGCCATTCCATTCATTCCTGCCCGAACCGATTCGCCGGTAAGGTCGGGGTCTCGAGGATCTCCCATGTTGAAGGTTACGCGATTTGGTTTTGTGGCGGTGATGGTCTGCGCGATGGTCGGCTCGGCCAAGGCCGATCAGTCGACCCCCAAGGGCGCGGCGTTGGCGTTCGGTAACGCGCTGATCGGCGGCGACAGCAAGGGCATCAAGGCGACCGCGGTCGGCAGCGACGCGGACTTCAAGGTTGTCGATGCGCTTGGCACGATGGTCAGCGCGATGAAGAAGCTGTCCGACGCCGCTGCTGAGAAGTACGGCAAGGACAACCCGATCTCGGCCAGCGCCAAGGACATGGACATCGCCGCCGAGCTCGAGAAGTCCGAAGTCAAGGAAGAAGGCGACACCGCCACCATCATCAACAAGACCAAGGAAGAAAAGAACCCGATGAAGCTGGTCAAGAAGGACGGCAAGTGGTTCGTCGACCTCGCGTCGCTCCCCAAGGACGGCATGGACCAGGTCGTGAAGATGGCCCCCGCGATGGCTAAGGCCGCGACGGAAGTCACCGCCGAGATCAAGAGCGGCAAGTTCAAGGACGCGATGGAAGCCCAGCAGGCGCTCGGCACCAAGATGATCGCCGCGATGATGGAAGCCGGCCCCGCCCCGGCCCCGGCTCCGGCCCCCGAGAAGTAAGCCTTCCTTCAGGCGATGGATTTTCGAACGAACGAGCGGAGGCGGCCGAAAGGTCGTCTCCGCTTTTGCGCGTCGCTCGGCTTGGGAGGAAGAGGGATTCACCACGAAGACACGAAGACACGGAGGTGATCCCCTCTTCCCCGCGACCGGGTTATCGCCGTTGCATTCTCCCGATCTTGCGACTACCAATGCGGCTCTCACACGGAGGCCTCGAATGAGCATCGCGACGCTGCGGCAGAAACTCGCTTCGATCGGGCAGGATCAGGTCCTGCGGTTCTACGATTCACTCTCACCAGAGCAGCAGAATCGGCTCGTTGCGCAGCTCGGCGCACAGGATCTGGGCCTGCTGGCATCGCTCGCCGAGACCTACGTCCGGCAGAAGCCGCCGATCGATCTGCCGAAGGACATCCAGCCTGTCAAGCCTTATCCGCGCACGCCGGCGGCGGGGCAGGAGAAGCTGTACGCCGACGCCCGCGCACGAGGCGACGAACTGCTCAAAGCCGGCAAGGTCGGTGCGTTTCTCGTCGCCGGCGGGCAGGGGACGCGGCTGGGCTACGACGGCCCGAAGGGAGAGTACCCCGTCACGCCGATCAAGCAGAAGCCGCTGTTCCAGGTCTTCGCCGAACAGTTGCACACGCACAGCCGGATCGCGACGAAGGTCATCCCCTGGTACATCATGACCAGCGAGGTGAACGATGCCCCGACGCGGGCCTACTTCGAAAAGCACAACTACTTCGGCTACCCCAAGGCGGACGTCTTCTTCTTTCAGCAGGGCATGATGCCGGCCTACTCGATGGACGGCTCGCTGCTGCTGGGCGAGAAAGACTCGCTCGCCCTCTCGCCCGACGGGCATGGCGGCTCGCTCCGCGCGCTCGACCGCAGTGGCGCGCTGGCCGACATGAAGAAGCGGGGCGTCGAGCATCTGTCTTACTTTCAGGTGGACAACCCGCTCGTTCACACGATGGACCCGCTGTTCCTCGGCCTGCACGATCTCACCGGCAGCGAGATGAGCAGCAAGATCGTCCCCAAGGCCGGGCCGCTGGAGAAGGTCGGCAACTTCTGCATCGGCGACGGCAAGGTGCAGGTCATCGAATACAGCGACCTGCCGGAACACCTCGCGAAACAGACCGTCGGCGGCGCGCTGGCATTCAACGCCGGCTCGATCGCGATCCACGCGCTGCGCGTCAGCTTCATCGCGCGACTGAACGCCGGCGGCAGGCTGGAATTGCCCTGGCACCGCGCCGAAAAGAAGGTGCCCTACGTCGACGCCAGCGGCACGCTGATCAAGCCCGAGAAGCCCAACGCAGTGAAGCTCGAGCAGTTCGTATTCGACGCAATCCCGCTCGCCGAGAACCCGCTGGTCTTCACGACAAGCCGCGCCGAAGAGTTCAGCCCGGTCAAGAACGCGCAAGGCGACGACAGCCCCGCGACATGCAAACGCGATCAGATCCGCCGCAACGCCGAGTGGCTGGAACTCGCCGGCATCGACGTACCCCGTGCCAACGGCGAACCTGCGATGACGATCGAAATCTCGCCGCTGTACGCAACTAGCGCCGAGCAGCTCAAGTCCCGGAAGCCGGTTGTCGTGCTGAAGCCGGGCGTGGATGTCTATATCGAATAGGGCAAGGTCATGGATTCGTGTAGCCGGCAAGCAAACTTGCCGGCTACACGACGACCCGCATCACTCAGCCGGTGGTTTGATCTCGTCCCCTTCGAGCAGATACTGCCAGATCGCTTCGAACTGCTTTCGCGCGTCGCCTTCGTAGACGTTGGTGATCGTCGTCTTGCCGTCCTCGCGTTCGAACGCGGGCATCTTGGTGTTGGGGTCGAGGCGCAGCGGATTGTGCACCCAGCGGTGGTAGTAGTCCTTCAGCAGCCGCTCGCGGGCGTGAGAGAAGTTGACCGCCGGGGCCTCGAACGGGTTCAGCGCCGGCTGCTTGTTGACGGCGTGGCACTGTACGCAACTGAAGCTTTCGTTCGGCGTCTTGCCGACCAGCTTGCTGCCGATCGCCGCAAGGGCGGCATCGGGCTTGGGGTACTCGGGCGTCGTTGCGCCGATGCCATGCTCGGCGGCCATGCCGCGAGCGAGCGCGTCGGCGTCCACGTTGAATCCCGGCATCTTCGCGTGCAGATACGGCCGTGGTTTGTACGTCACCTTGCCGGCGATAAACGCTGACGCCCATTCCGGCCGCAGCTTCTCGCCGAACCAGGTCATCAGCGGTGCCCGCTGGTCGGGGGCGAACGCCTCGGCACTTTCCCCCTTGGGCGGCGGATAGGTGCCTTCCATCTCCTTGTGGGCGGCGTCGTAGGTCGTCGCCATCAATGACTCTTTCCCGTCGCGGGCGTGGCAGGCGTTGCAGTTGAGCGACTTCACCTGCCGCATGGCGTACTCCGCCGGCGACTCCTTCGACAGCGACGACCGGTCGGTGGCCGCGAATGCGACGATCGCCTGGCGGTGTTCATCGGTCAGCTTGAAGTGCGGGGCGCCCTTGCGGCCGGCGTCATCGGCCGACAGACAGCCGCGACTCCAGCCGTCTTTCGGGATGGCGTCGAGACTGGCGAACGTCGCCGGCTTTTCCTGGTCGACGGCATGACAGTTCACGCAGCCGGCGGTAACGATCAGCGCCTTGCCCTTGGCCGCGTCGCCCGCGGGGAGGTCGGCGGTCATGGTGCCGGCCGCCTGAGACAGCAGGAACGCCGCAACCGCCGACGCGTCGGCTTCACTGAACCGGAAGTTAGGCATCGGGATCGACGCGTAGTGCGCCGCCGGGTTCTGCAGGAACTTCACCAGCGCGCCGGCCTTGAACTTGGCCTTGACGTACTTCAGCGGAACGCGCGCCGGTGGCGGCGTTTCCCCTTCGGCGACTTCCGCTGGTGCGGCGTTCTCCGGCAGGCCGGCGGGGGGCTCGTGGCAGGCGATGCAGTTGAGCGACGTGAAGAGCTGCCCGCCGCGGGAGACCTTCGTGTCGTCGGGGGCGGGGCCGTCGTCGGCCTTGGCCTCGCCGCCGCCGAGCGTGGCGAGATACGCCGCCACATCGGCGGCGCGAGGATCGATCGAGCCCTTGTCCTCACCCTTGGGCGCAAACACACGCGGCATGTGCGGGTTCGGGCGAAGGGCATGCGGATTGTTGATCCAGGCTGTCATCCAGTCTTTGCTTAGCCGTCCGCCGACGTCGGAGAGATCGGGCGCAACCCGCTTTAGTTCCGGCATGATTGGCGCTTTGGCATCCATCGCCCCGGCAGAATGACAGTTGAAGCAATGCAGCTCGGCGAAGAGCTGCCGGCCTTCGCGAATACGCATCCCCTTCGCGACCGCTTCGCCGCCGGCGTTGTGCGTGAGCTGTGTCGGCGGCACGGGGTGGGCGTAGTACTCGTCCTTCACCGTCCAAAGCAGACGCAACGCCGAATCCCCAGCGGCGGGGCTTTCGTACTTCACGGTGATCTTGTTCTTCCCCTTGCTCAGCCGGACCGGTTCGCCAGCGGCTTTCTTGAAGTCGTCTCCCTCGGCCGTCAGCACGACCTTCTCGCCAATGCTGACCGTCACCTTGCCGCGGCCCTCGGCGGAAAAGGTGTAGGTGTCACGCAGCCGCATGTTGACATCACCTTCGAACACGGCCGAGAACCGCCCGGCGCGAAGGAACGGCGTCGGCGGCGCGCCATCCGCGACAAACAGCGCAAGCATCCGCGACACACGCGTGTCGGTCGCCAGTGGCTTGCTGTCAGCGCCGATCGGCCTGAAGGTGACGGCGACGCCGGCGGCGTCCTTTTCGTCTGCCTTCAAGGGCGGGGCGTCGGGGAGCTTGTCGGCGGTGTTAGGCGTCGACTGGGCGGCAACATCCGCGGGCTTAAACAGCGGACCTGCAACGGACAGTGCCGCCGC is part of the Humisphaera borealis genome and encodes:
- a CDS encoding UTP--glucose-1-phosphate uridylyltransferase; the encoded protein is MSIATLRQKLASIGQDQVLRFYDSLSPEQQNRLVAQLGAQDLGLLASLAETYVRQKPPIDLPKDIQPVKPYPRTPAAGQEKLYADARARGDELLKAGKVGAFLVAGGQGTRLGYDGPKGEYPVTPIKQKPLFQVFAEQLHTHSRIATKVIPWYIMTSEVNDAPTRAYFEKHNYFGYPKADVFFFQQGMMPAYSMDGSLLLGEKDSLALSPDGHGGSLRALDRSGALADMKKRGVEHLSYFQVDNPLVHTMDPLFLGLHDLTGSEMSSKIVPKAGPLEKVGNFCIGDGKVQVIEYSDLPEHLAKQTVGGALAFNAGSIAIHALRVSFIARLNAGGRLELPWHRAEKKVPYVDASGTLIKPEKPNAVKLEQFVFDAIPLAENPLVFTTSRAEEFSPVKNAQGDDSPATCKRDQIRRNAEWLELAGIDVPRANGEPAMTIEISPLYATSAEQLKSRKPVVVLKPGVDVYIE
- a CDS encoding cytochrome c, whose amino-acid sequence is MRRLLSKRWFTGLGVLAAAALSVAGPLFKPADVAAQSTPNTADKLPDAPPLKADEKDAAGVAVTFRPIGADSKPLATDTRVSRMLALFVADGAPPTPFLRAGRFSAVFEGDVNMRLRDTYTFSAEGRGKVTVSIGEKVVLTAEGDDFKKAAGEPVRLSKGKNKITVKYESPAAGDSALRLLWTVKDEYYAHPVPPTQLTHNAGGEAVAKGMRIREGRQLFAELHCFNCHSAGAMDAKAPIMPELKRVAPDLSDVGGRLSKDWMTAWINNPHALRPNPHMPRVFAPKGEDKGSIDPRAADVAAYLATLGGGEAKADDGPAPDDTKVSRGGQLFTSLNCIACHEPPAGLPENAAPAEVAEGETPPPARVPLKYVKAKFKAGALVKFLQNPAAHYASIPMPNFRFSEADASAVAAFLLSQAAGTMTADLPAGDAAKGKALIVTAGCVNCHAVDQEKPATFASLDAIPKDGWSRGCLSADDAGRKGAPHFKLTDEHRQAIVAFAATDRSSLSKESPAEYAMRQVKSLNCNACHARDGKESLMATTYDAAHKEMEGTYPPPKGESAEAFAPDQRAPLMTWFGEKLRPEWASAFIAGKVTYKPRPYLHAKMPGFNVDADALARGMAAEHGIGATTPEYPKPDAALAAIGSKLVGKTPNESFSCVQCHAVNKQPALNPFEAPAVNFSHARERLLKDYYHRWVHNPLRLDPNTKMPAFEREDGKTTITNVYEGDARKQFEAIWQYLLEGDEIKPPAE